A genomic window from Streptomyces sp. NBC_00234 includes:
- a CDS encoding sugar O-acetyltransferase, protein MTTDYFADDPRTNLERMLAGDHYIADDPEIARRQRRAMQLAARYQVAYVEGAEGAGELLAELLGAVGEGVDVRPPLNVDYGSNIAIGARTFVNYNLTALDVAQITIGEDCQIGPNVQLLTPTHPVEPEPRRDKLEAALPITIGDNVWLGGGVIVCPGVTIGDNSVIGAGAVVTKDVPANVVAVGNPARPVRSI, encoded by the coding sequence ATGACGACGGACTACTTCGCTGACGACCCGCGCACCAACCTGGAGCGGATGCTCGCGGGTGATCACTACATTGCCGACGACCCGGAGATCGCCCGCCGTCAGCGGCGCGCCATGCAGCTCGCGGCGCGCTACCAGGTCGCGTACGTCGAGGGTGCCGAAGGGGCCGGCGAGCTCCTGGCGGAGCTGCTCGGTGCCGTGGGTGAGGGTGTCGACGTACGTCCGCCGTTGAACGTCGACTACGGCAGCAACATCGCCATCGGGGCCCGTACGTTCGTCAACTACAACCTGACCGCTCTGGACGTCGCGCAGATCACCATCGGTGAGGACTGCCAGATCGGCCCGAACGTCCAACTCCTCACGCCCACCCACCCCGTGGAGCCCGAGCCCCGGCGCGACAAACTCGAAGCCGCGCTCCCCATCACCATCGGAGACAACGTCTGGCTCGGCGGCGGAGTGATCGTGTGCCCCGGTGTGACGATCGGCGACAACTCCGTCATCGGGGCCGGTGCGGTGGTCACCAAGGATGTGCCCGCCAACGTCGTCGCGGTCGGCAATCCCGCGCGGCCCGTCCGCAGCATCTGA
- a CDS encoding TetR/AcrR family transcriptional regulator — MATGQTDPQRRERILAAALDLIADDGVAGVSHRKIATRAEVPLGSMTYHFSGIDELLREAFTGFARHIEDVFALHLSRADTVEQAREAVTDLIHTLSEGPRRDLVLAQELYTLAARHPEYRELTQEWMRRSRHLLEQHFDPDTARQVDALIEGMTLHRALDGAPHDRELTRLAVARLTAAA; from the coding sequence ATGGCCACCGGACAGACCGACCCGCAGCGTCGCGAGAGGATTCTCGCCGCCGCACTCGACCTCATCGCCGACGACGGTGTCGCCGGCGTCTCCCACCGGAAGATCGCCACCCGGGCCGAAGTGCCGCTCGGGTCGATGACGTACCACTTCTCCGGCATCGACGAACTGCTGCGTGAAGCGTTCACCGGATTCGCGCGTCATATCGAGGACGTCTTCGCGCTGCACCTGAGTCGCGCCGACACCGTCGAACAGGCCCGTGAAGCGGTCACCGACCTCATCCACACACTCTCCGAAGGCCCCCGCCGCGATCTCGTCCTCGCGCAGGAGCTCTACACCCTCGCCGCCCGGCACCCGGAATACCGGGAGTTGACCCAGGAGTGGATGCGGCGCAGCCGTCATCTGCTGGAGCAGCACTTCGACCCGGACACCGCCCGCCAGGTGGACGCGCTGATCGAGGGTATGACTCTGCACAGGGCTCTGGACGGCGCACCCCATGACCGCGAGCTGACGCGCCTGGCCGTGGCCCGCCTTACCGCCGCCGCCTAG
- a CDS encoding RNA polymerase sigma factor — protein sequence MHARIRAGDPEAFRELFRDHAQLIYRHAVRSTGDWAAAEDVVSLTFLEAWRLREKLRDEGDSPRPWLMGIAVNVLRNTGRAARRHERALTRLPLRDVLPDFADELVGRITDSEELAAAKTALGQLRRGEREVFALCVWSGLGYAEAAEALGVPVGTVRSRLSRARSRLRKLTDGELRRRRRKMERVGAGGQVLSDRIDAVRSKEERHR from the coding sequence ATGCATGCGCGCATCCGCGCGGGGGACCCGGAGGCATTTCGGGAGCTGTTCCGCGACCATGCTCAGTTGATCTACCGGCACGCGGTGAGGTCCACCGGGGACTGGGCCGCAGCTGAGGACGTCGTCTCGCTCACCTTCCTGGAAGCCTGGCGGCTGCGCGAAAAACTGCGGGACGAGGGCGACAGCCCGCGGCCTTGGCTGATGGGGATCGCGGTCAACGTGCTGCGCAACACCGGCCGAGCGGCGCGACGGCACGAGAGAGCCCTCACCAGACTGCCGCTACGGGACGTGCTGCCCGATTTCGCCGACGAACTGGTCGGAAGGATCACCGACTCCGAAGAACTGGCCGCGGCGAAAACCGCGTTGGGGCAGTTGCGGCGGGGCGAGCGCGAGGTGTTCGCGCTGTGCGTGTGGTCCGGGCTCGGCTATGCGGAGGCCGCCGAGGCCCTCGGAGTGCCGGTCGGTACGGTCCGCTCCCGGTTGTCGCGGGCGAGAAGCCGGCTGCGCAAGCTGACGGACGGCGAACTGCGCCGTCGGCGAAGAAAGATGGAACGGGTCGGGGCGGGCGGACAAGTACTGAGTGACCGCATCGATGCGGTCCGGTCGAAAGAGGAGAGGCACCGATGA
- a CDS encoding CU044_5270 family protein: MNRTPWRRRREPLDHVELAGLLPAPGDPELPHGRMTMLEEHLMNEIQQAQAARTPAESETRPGMQSGPQPVGWAPSPPSGRSPRGGRRLVLIGAAVAVAVLAGAAGAVQLTGQDTVEVAGPLEESGPAPVVQAPREATQALSRTVDRISVAAAQEKLPEPKPGQFIYIKSQVSWLTVSEDASGKDVAEVQKPHPRQVWNSPDGSKGWLIEPGNGTTSREGLTLDSDAEALAAGPTLGAPSYDYLKTLTTDPDELLSKIYEETKGQGNGPDQQAFTTIGDLVREQVMPAELTSALFHAAAKIPGVVVVEKTTDAVGRHGIAIARTDESSGDRTEWIFDGKTFGYLGERTVQMRDRDGIKAGTVTANTAITERAVVDGMKELPGTRNKI; this comes from the coding sequence ATGAATCGCACCCCTTGGCGGCGGCGCCGAGAGCCGCTCGACCATGTGGAGCTGGCGGGGCTGCTGCCGGCGCCGGGCGATCCGGAGCTGCCCCACGGCCGCATGACCATGCTTGAGGAGCACCTGATGAACGAGATCCAGCAGGCGCAGGCCGCCCGGACGCCCGCAGAGTCGGAGACGCGGCCCGGGATGCAGTCGGGGCCGCAGCCGGTGGGTTGGGCTCCGTCCCCGCCTTCCGGGCGGTCGCCCCGGGGCGGACGGCGGCTCGTGCTGATCGGGGCGGCCGTCGCGGTGGCGGTGCTGGCCGGTGCCGCAGGGGCTGTCCAGCTCACCGGGCAGGACACGGTCGAGGTCGCCGGACCCCTGGAGGAATCCGGACCCGCGCCGGTCGTCCAGGCTCCGCGGGAGGCGACGCAGGCCCTGAGCAGGACGGTCGACCGGATTTCGGTGGCTGCTGCGCAGGAGAAGCTGCCCGAGCCGAAGCCCGGCCAGTTCATCTACATCAAGAGCCAGGTCTCCTGGCTGACGGTGTCGGAGGACGCTTCGGGGAAGGACGTGGCCGAGGTGCAGAAGCCGCACCCGCGTCAGGTGTGGAATTCGCCGGACGGAAGCAAGGGCTGGCTCATCGAGCCGGGCAATGGCACGACGTCCCGCGAGGGCCTGACCCTGGACAGTGACGCAGAGGCACTGGCCGCCGGACCGACGCTCGGCGCTCCCAGTTACGACTACCTCAAGACGCTCACCACCGACCCCGACGAGCTGCTGAGCAAGATCTACGAGGAGACGAAGGGCCAGGGCAACGGGCCGGACCAGCAGGCGTTCACCACCATCGGTGACCTGGTGCGGGAGCAGGTGATGCCGGCGGAACTGACGTCCGCACTGTTCCACGCGGCGGCGAAGATCCCCGGCGTGGTCGTGGTGGAGAAGACGACGGACGCGGTGGGGCGCCACGGGATCGCCATAGCCCGGACCGACGAGAGCTCGGGCGACCGTACCGAGTGGATCTTCGATGGGAAGACCTTCGGCTACCTGGGCGAGCGCACGGTGCAGATGCGTGACAGGGACGGCATCAAGGCCGGCACGGTGACGGCGAACACCGCGATCACCGAGCGGGCGGTCGTCGACGGGATGAAGGAGCTGCCGGGGACCAGGAACAAGATCTGA